The DNA region AAACGTTGGAAAGTTTCAGTTGCAGAAGACGACGATACTTCATTCGTGGCTTTGCCAGGGATGACGGCTTCTTCTCAGCCTCACCAAGGTTAATGAACCGCGGTGCCCCACGACCTCAAAGCCGCCTCACTAGCGGTTTTGAGGGCTAAGGCCCCGGATCTTGTAAGAAAATTGTAAAAAACTCAAAAAGTGGAACTCACGCCAGTTTTTGGGAAATAAAAATAACAACAATGTCTTGACCCGGACACTTGCGACAATGTAAGTTCCAGCGTCTTGAATTAGATCTAAATTGTTTAAGGGGTTATAAAAGTGCCTACAATTAACCAGCTCATCAAAAGTGAGCGTAAAGTTCAAAAAAACCAAACTAAATCACCTGCTTTGGTGTCATGCCCTCAGCGTCGTGGTGTTTGTACTCGTGTTTATACAACAACTCCAAAGAAGCCGAACTCCGCTCTTCGTAAAGTAGCAAAAGTCCGTCTTTCCAATGGTTTTGAAGTTATCTCTTACATCCCAGGTATCGGTCACAATCTTCAAGAGCATAGCGTTGTCTTGATCCGTGGCGGCCGTGTTAAGGACTTGCCGGGTGTTCGTTACCACATCGTTCGCGGTGTTCT from Bdellovibrio sp. GT3 includes:
- the rpsL gene encoding 30S ribosomal protein S12; translation: MPTINQLIKSERKVQKNQTKSPALVSCPQRRGVCTRVYTTTPKKPNSALRKVAKVRLSNGFEVISYIPGIGHNLQEHSVVLIRGGRVKDLPGVRYHIVRGVLDLQGVNGRLRSRSKYGTKRPKK